TATGCTAAAAAAAATATTGGCTTGACAAATTATTATTTGAATAAAATAGTAACTAATGAGAATCAGCACAGCAGAGAATTGCTAGCTAAAGCGAATTTGTTTTTTGGATATGTAAATTATGAGAATGGTTTTTATGATCTTTCCGAATATAATTTTGATCTATTTTTAAAAGACTATAAATATTCTCATGCTAGTTTAAGATTAGCTGAATTAAAATATCTTGTTAAAGAAAAATCTGATGCAATTTCTGCATTTAAAGAGATTAATGAATTTTCTATCTCAGGTTATGATAGAGAGATTTATGGCTTTTTAAGTAATAAACTTGGAGTAAGTCATTTAAACTTAGAGTCTTTAGGATTTCTTGACAACAGCGTTTTTGATACATTTGTCTTTAATGACAATATATTTGTAACTAATATATTGGGAGGGCTTTTAAGATATAATATTAAAAAAAATGATTGTAGAGTCTATCTTAAGGATAAAAAAAGCATTTTTTTAAATGGCATTAGGGGTTTTGCGGATTATAATGGAACAATTTATATTGGTGGTAAAAATGTTGTTTATTATATAGATGATGTTGATGGGGATTTAAAGCAAATAAATGTTCCCGGTAATGCTGATTTTAGCAATGTACAAGTTTTGCTTGCTGTTAAAAATGGAATATTTGTTGGCACTCTAAATTCTGGATTATGGTTTTATGATTTAAAAAATTGGAAAAATATACCGCTTGGATCTAATAAAATTTCTTCACTCTGCTTTGATAGTTTAAAAAATTTATTATTAGTTGGAACAGTTGACAAGGCTATTTATAGTGTTAATGTCGATAATTTGAAAAAGATTGAACATTTGGATTTTTTTAGCAAAAATGATAATGAAAAAAATATTAATTTTATAAAAGAATATAAAGATAGTTATTTTGTTGGAACATATGGTGGGGGTCTTTTTGAATTAAATTTAAATAAAAATAGTTACAAAAAGCACGTTATTGCCAATAATATTGATGTTAATTATTTTATGGATATGGAGATTAAAGATAAAAAGCTATTGTTTGCAACCTTTGATCATGGGTTATTGATTTATGATTCTGAAAATGACAACTGGGATTATTTTGGACCCAATAATGGGCTTCTTAATTTGAATTTAATAAAAGTTTCTAGATTTGAAAATTATGTCATACTGGGCACTATTAATAACGGTTTGGTTTTTGTAGATGAAAATATTAAAAAACAGTTATGAGTCTTACATAATTGCTGAATTTTTTAAATATTTTTTAATTACGTTTTTATTTTTCTTTTTCGTATTTTTTATAAATCAAATTTTATTCTTTATGAGAATACTTCTTCAAAATTATGTTCCCTTTTTTAAGGCTTTTATTTTTATTATATATTCTCTTCCTATGGTTATTGCGCTTTCTCCCCCTTTTGCTTCTTTGATTTCAGTAATTCTTACTATTCATAAATTCAAGCTTCACAATGAAATTTTAGCTTTTCGTTCAATTGGCATATCAATTTTTGATTTACTTGTCCCATTTTTTAAATTGGGAATAGTTATTGCTTTTGTATCTTTTATATCCAATGATATTTTACTTCCACTTGGATCTATTGGCAGATTAAAAATTTTTAATGAAATAAAAGAAGAAGTTCCCCATTTGGTATTAAAGCCTTATTCAAGCAAACAATATGGAGATTTGATTTTTGTTTCTGGTGAGAAATCGGAAAATGGTTATAAAAATGTAACTTTTTTTGATAACACTGGGCTTAAGGGTTTTGATAGAATATTTATGGCAAAAAATCTTGATATTAGAAAAGAAAATTTTCAAGTGTATTTTATTTTAAATGATGTTCTATCTATTGCCTTAACAGACAGTGAGAGTGGATTTTATGATTATTTTTATGCAGATAAGATGAAATATTCAATCGATCAGGTTACATTTAGTGATAGTTTTTTATTAAATTATGTAACTCCTTCACAAATGAGCATGAGAGATGTTATAAAATTAATTAAAAAGCAAAATAATTTAATTGCAGATTCAAATATAAAAAATAATCTAGAAGGAGACTTTTTAAGTTTAAATTTTTCAAATCTTTATTTAAATTATTTATACAATCAAAACTATTATGTGGATGAATCTTATGTTTTTGAAAATTTAAACTATATGTATAATTTAAATTTAAATTTCAAACCTTATCAAGATAGAAGCATGAAGCAAAATTTGGCTCTGTTTAATCTTGAATTTTATCAAAAAATTAGTTTACCACTTTCAGTTTTATTTTTTATTTTTTTAGCTTTTTCAATGGGAATGTATTCTAATAGAAAATATTCCATTATTCTTGAACTTGTAATTTCAATTATTGTTTGTGTTTTTTATTGGGTAATGTTTATTGGTGGAAAAGTTTATACTGTGCAGTATGCACCAAGTCCTATTATTGTTACTATTTTGCCTAATTTAATTTTAATTATTGCAGGAGCAATTCTCTTTTTGAGATTGTTAAAAAAATGAAAATAGATAAGCTTTTTATAAAAAGCATCATTCTTACTTTTTTGTCCATGAACCTGCTTTTCATGATTTTAATTATGCTTGGTGATTTGTTTGTTAATCTTCTTAACTATCTTGAAAAGAATATTGGCCTTAAGGATATTCTTTATATTTATTATTTATATTTGCCAAAGGCATTCTCAGATGGGGTGGCTTTATCTTTTCTTTTTGCTATTTCGAATCTTATTGGCAATCTTTCTATGAGAAATGAAATAATAGGTCTTTTTAGTTGTGGAGTTCCACTTACCAGGATATTAAAACCAATTATTTTAATTAGTATATTTATTTCAGTTGTTCTTTTCTTTTTTGATAATTATTTGGTAATAGATACTATAGCAAGAAGAGATGTTCTTATTAAGAATAGCATTGGCGACAGTAGATCTGGGGATAAAACTATAATAATAAGGGATTTTGCTAGAGAAATTTATAATATCAAATCTTATGATATTGATGAGAATACTTTTGCTAACTTGATGATTATAATTAAAGACAATAAAGATGAGTTTCAAACAAGGTACGATATAAATAAAGCCGAATGGAAAGATAATAAATGGAGGCTTTATGGTATTAGAGAGTTTGTTAAGGTTGGTAAAAAAATTAAGGAGAACGCCTACGATGTTCTTGATGGGACAGGAATTATTAAGCTGGCGCCCGATTACATAAGAACTGTGATGCTCTCATCAAAGGCGTTAAATTTTACTAAACTTATTAATTGGATAAGTTTTCTCAAAGCTGAACGTTTAAATTATTCTGATGCATTTTTTGATTTATTAAATAGGATATTCTTTTCATTTAGATTGATTCTTCTTAGCTTTACTGTTGGGTTTATTGCTCTTGCTCTTAAAAAAAATATTTTTATACTCAGCCTATTAAATAGCATTGCTTTTGCTGTTGTTTATGTTATTTCTATTGTAATTTTTAATTTTTTAGCGGATCTAGGCTATTTGCATATATATATAGCAAGTTCTTTTACAACTATATTTTTTTTGATTATCAATTTTTTTGTTTATAGGATTGTTAGGAAATAATATATATAATTATTTGGGATATTTATATGTTTAGTGTAATCAAGAATGATAAGCATTTTAATGCAAGGGTTGGATTTTTAAATCTTCCTCATGGTAGAGTAGATATTCCTTGTTTTATGCCAGTTGGTACTTTGGGGGCAATGAAAGGGTTAAAACATGCTGTTCTTGAGAAGTTAGAATGTAATTTGATGCTTGCAAATACTTATCATTTATATTTAAGGCTGGGAATTAAAACTGTTGAAAAATATGTTGGTCTTCATAATTTTACAATTTGGAATAAAAATTTTTTAACCGATTCGGGCGGATTTCGGGTGTTTTCTTTTTCTGATCTGAGAAAAATTGATCTAAAAGGTGTGCATTTTAAATCTCATATAGATGGATCGTACCATTATTTTACTTCCGAGGGAATATTTGCTATGCAAGAAATTTTTGGCAGTGATATTATTATGCCACTTGACATTTGCAGTTCTTATGGGATTGATTATAATGAAGCCAATTTATATACAAATATTACAACCAATTGGGCTAGCAGCACGTTCAAATCTTCTAAAAACAGAAAAGAGGGATACAACGGGCTTTTATTTTTAATAACTCAAGGAAATTTTTTTAAAGATTTAAGGAAAAGAAGTATCAATGATATATTGGAATTAGACAGCCCAGGTATTGCCATTGGAGGCATTTCTGTTGGAGAACCAAGGGAGAAATATTTAGAAATCCTTGAATATAGTTTTTTGTTGATACCAAAAGAAAAACCAAGGTATGTAATGGGTATTGGCACTCCCCATTACATACTTAATGCCATATATTATGGCATTGATATTTTTGATTGCTTTAATCCCGCAAGAATTACTAGGCATGGGTCTCTTTTGACAGATAATGGGATTATGTGCATTGGTAGAAAGGAGTATAAGGATGATACTTCTAAGGTAGAGAAAAATTGCATCTGTACTTTATGTAAAAGGTATTCAAGAGGATATTTAAGACATTTAATAAAATCGAAAGAGCTTTTTGGAATAGTTTTGGCAAGTGAACATAATATCCACTATATGTTTCGATTGATTTCAAAGATCAGAGCCGCAATTCTAAATGATGATTTTTTAAATTTTAGAACTTCATATTTAAAAAAGTATGAAGAGGAAAATTTCGATGAATAAATATGTTGTTTCTACAATTTTGGTCATGATTTCCACTTTTTTTTCAAGAATAATGGGCTTTGTAAAGATAAAGATTTTCTCTTATTATTTTGGTGCAAATCTTGATGCTGATATTTTTAACTATGTTTTCAATATTCCTAATAATTTGCGCAAAATTCTTTCAGAGGGCGCGATGACCTCGGCTTTTTTGCCTGAATTTACACATGAAAAAAACAAATCGCACGAAAAAGCTGTTTCTTTTTTCAGAACTGTCATAACCTTTAACATTATTTCTATTGGGTTAATTGTTTTAGTTATGATTATTTTTGCAAAGCCTATTATGTATTTTATATCTTATTATAGGGGAGAAAACTTAATTTTTGCAAGTTCTGTATTTGGTTATTTGGTATTATATATTTTACTAATAAGCCTATCATCAATCTTCGTGTCTGTTCTAAATTCATATAAAATTTTTTTCATTCCTTCGTTTTCGCCCATTATGCTTTCTTTTGGAATAATATTGAGCATATTCTTATTTTATGGTCGTTTTGGAATATATAGTGCTGTTATTGGCGTAATTTTTGGGGGGTTTTTACAATTTTTAATTCCGTTTGCAAATTGCCTTATGATTGGTTTTGCCTGGAAGCCAACATTTTATTTCAGAGAAAAAGTGTTTTTAAATTTTTTAACCAGATGGCTTCGTATGATTTTTGGATTTTCCATTTCAATTATTACTCAGCAGATTTCATTTGCATTAGCATCTACTCTTGAGATAGGAAGTGTTTCTATCCTTAGTAATGCTGTAGTTTATTATCAGCTTCCTGTAGGAATTTTTTATATTTCTATTGCAACAGTGATTTTCCCCAAAATGGCAGAGCATGCTGTTTTGGGGAATAATATAAAATTAAATGCCCTTTTAGTAGATGGAATTAAAATTTTATTGTTAATTTTTATTCCAGTGTCTTTTTTAATGTTTATTTGGTCTGATTATATTTTAAATTTATTTCTTATGGGAGGCAAGTTTTCTATTTATGATACTCAAAAAACAGCGAGTGTTTTGAAATGTTTTCTTTTAGGTCTGCTTTTTTATTCAATGTTTGGTTTTTTCCAAAAATATTATTTTTCTATTCGTGATGCAAAAACACCGTTTTATTTGAGTGTTTTATTTTCTATTCTTGATATTGCAATATCTGTTTTTGGTATTAATTATTATGGTTTGAACGCTTTAGCATTAGCTCAATCTATTTCTTTTATGATTTGTGTAATTGTTTTTTATTTTATAATATTGAAAAGAGGAGTTAAAATTGATTTAATTGAAATTTTATTTGTTCTTTTAAAGTCAATTATTACACTTTTTCCTTTATATGCAATTTATTTCTTTTTTGAAAAGTTTCAGTGGGATGTGGGGTTTAGTTTTAAAAATCTTTATTTTTTAATGGCAGCTGGAATTGTTAGTATTTTTGTTTTGTTTATTTGTTATTCTGTTTTAGGAATAAATAAGCTTTTTAGATATATTAGAAGGGATGCTTTATGAAATACTTTTATTTTTTATTTTTTTTACTTATTTTTAATGTGTATGCTCAAAATGTTAATTCTCCAGCTCTTCCTAGTCCGCCTTTGTTGCCCGAAATTACAGAAAATAAGCCTGTTGAGAGAGAAAATTCTTCTAAGGGAGAGAATTTTTCTAATGTTGGTTTAGATGGTAAGTATGTTAACGATACAATTCTTTATGGGCTTGATAGTCAAGTGACAAGCATTATAAAAGCTCTTAAAAAATCAAGCGATAGTCAATATAATTTTTCTCTTAAAAAAAGACTTGAGAAAACTTTTAATGCTGAGCTTAAAAGGGAAATACTTGAATTGTTTATTTCTCTTAAGTATTCGGGGGGCATTGATACAGCAAATTATATTCTTGAAAATTATGAGAGTAAAAGATATTCAAACGCTTTATTTGGCTTGGCAATTTCGTATCTTAAGGAGTTTGATGATAAAGAAAAATTAAAAAAAACTCTTATTGACATTCTTGAAAATAAAGAGGGCAATGTGGTATCTATTGCAGCTTATTATTTAGGAGAGCTTAATTCTCTTGAGTATTCTAAAAACATGATGGAAGTTTTTGAAAAATATTCTGGAAATGATGGGGCTAGAAGAGAAATACTTATTGCTCTTGGAAAAATGTCCGCTGTTGATTATCAGGATAGAATTTATGAAATTTCGCTAGATAATTACGAGGGCCCATCAATTAAGGCTGCTGCAATCGAAGCGTTGTCATATCTTGCTTCAGATAAAGTAACTGAAAATGCTGATTTGTATCTTCAGAGTAATAACAATAATTTAAATGTTAAATTAGCTATTATTGCTTCTTTGTCCAAAGATCCTTCTTTAAAGTCTAAAGAGATTTTACAAGGATTTTTAAGAGATTCTGATGATAATATTAGGTTTAAAGCTATTAATGCAATCAAAGGACATAGGGACTCTTCTGCAAAGGATATTTTGATTTATAAGCTTAAAAGCGATCCATCTCTTAAAGTTAGGGAGGCTTCTGCTAAGGCCTTAATTGATATGGATCTTGGGAATATTGAGATAAAAAACATTATGTTTGATTTTAAGATTGACAATAATTTTAAAATTTCAATGTTTAGTTACCTTTTAGATAAGGATTCTCTAAAAGCATTGTCAATTGCTTTAGAAATTGTTAATAAAGAAAATATTAATAGACCCTCAAATGTTTTAAGGGGCGTTGCTTCAATGTTGGCTGGTAAAAAGGGTAATTTTGATAATTTTTATTCTAAAATCATTGACAGCAAAAATATTGATTTAAGGCATTTAGCATTAAAAGGAGCTGTTTATAATAAATCTTCATCGCTTTCTGATAAGCTTAAAAAAATTAAAAGTGAAACGAACTCCGAATATATTAAAATGCTTTTAAAAGATTATTGATTATTAATAAACTATTAAGCATATTAGTATAAAATTTTTAAAATTTCTTTAGCTACTTCTGATTTTTCCATTTCTGGCAGTTCTTTTATGCTTTGTTTATTTATTATATAAACTTTGTTTAATTTTGAACCAAAATATTTAAGTTCATTTGCAATGATAAAGTCCAAGTTTTTCTTTTTTAATTTTTCTTTAGCTTTTTGAATTAAATTTTTAGAATTCTCAGCGCAAAATCCAATAACAATTTGGTTTTTAAGCTTATTGTGTCCTATGTGTTGGATTATGTCGGGATTTTTTACTAATTTTATATATAATCTATTGATTTTATTTTTTTTAATTTTACTATTGAAAATGTGTTTGGGTTTAAAATCGGCAACAGCTGCGGCTCCAATTATTATTTCAAATTTATTATATATTTTGAGAGCTTCCTTGTACATTTCCATTGCAGTTTTTATTTTTATAATGTTGACCCCTTCAGGATCATTTTCATTGGTTGGTCCTGTAATAATTGTAACTTGAGCTCCTAGTTTGACAGCCTCTTGTGCTAAGCAAAACCCCATTTTTCCCGTTGATGTATTTGAGAAATAGCGAATTGGATCTATTAATTCTTCAGTTCTGGATGCTGTTATAAGTATTTTTTTATTTTTTAGGTAGTCTTTTTGATTAAATTCATTCAATATTATTTTTATAATTTTGTCTTCATTTTTAAGGCGCCCTAAAGCATTTGATGAGCAAGCTAAAAATCCTTTATCAGGTTCAATGAATTTATAATTATAAGTTTTAAGCTTTTTTATATTTTCTTTTAAAATAGGGTTTGAATACATTATATTATTCATTGCTATTGCAAAATAAGTAGGAGCCGTGCTTGCAGATATTATTGTAGTTAATGCATCATCAGCAATTCCTGATGCAATTTTAGATATTGTGTTGTAGGTAGCAGGAATAACAAGAATTAGGTGTGCCCATTTTGCAATTTTTATATGCTCCACCTCATTGTGGTCTAAATCCCATAAATTAGTAATTATTTTGTTCTTAGAAATGGTTTCTAAAGTTAATGGAGTAATAAATTTAGTTGCATTTTGTGTCATTATAACTTTAACTTTGTATCCTAATTTAACTAAACTGGAAACTATGTAAACTGACTTGTAAGAGGCTATGCCCCCACATATACCAATTAATATATGTTTATTTTTATCCATATAATATATATTATATAATATACATTATATTTGAATTTATAAATTTTGATGTCCTTTTGTTAAGGTTGTTTTAAATGAGAAATGGGATTTTGTACGCTATATTATTGTATGTTTTTATGTTTGTATTGTGGTTTTGTTTTGCCTATTTTATTGACACATCAACTACTATATTTAATATTCCTTTGTGGTTTTTTTTGTCAGGAATTTTATTCCCCAGTATAATTTTTTTTTGGTTTGTTTTTTTATTTTAGTAATTAGTAAAACTTGATACATTATTGATATTTTTTTATTTTTAGATTTTCTTAAAAAAAGAAATAGAGGTAGGTTTTTGTTATTAAATAAATATTTTCTTGCAAATCGAAATATTAATTTTATTGTTATGGCTTTGTTATTTTCTTCTAGCTATATTAGTGCTAGTAGTTTTATTTCCGGTCCCTCTGCTGTTTATAAGTATGGATTATCTTTTATATTATTAGCTACCATACAAATTCCTACAACTTTAATTGTTTTTATTATTGTTGGTCAGAGATTAAATCGCGAATCAAAAAAAATTAATGCAATTAATATTATTGATTATATTAGGCATAGATATGAAAGTGATTTTTTGGCGTTAATGAGTGGATTTGTATTGATTTTTTTTTCAATGTTTTTGATTTCTGCCCAATTAATAGGTGGTGCCAAACTTATAGAAGTTTTTTGGGGTATTGATTACGTAGTTGGTCTTACTTTTTTTGCCTTCTTGGTTTTTATTTATGTATTTTTTGGCGGCTTTAAGGCAGTAGCTTATACGGATTTGATTCAAGGATTTTTAATGCTAGTTTCATCCGTTATTTTGTTTTCCAAGATGCTAGATTTGGGAGGGGGTATTAATAATTTATTCAAAACAGCAACGTCTAGCTTAGATAAAAGCCTTTTACTTCCTTCAAATGCTGACTTAAAGCCACAATATATAATTTCTTTTTGGATATTAATAGGAATAGGAATACTAGGGCAGCCTCAGATTATTAATAATTTTATAGCATTTAAAGATGAGAATGCTATAAAATTTTCTCTTCCCATTTCTACTTTTATTATTAGCTTTTTAATTGTTTTGATGCATTTAATAGGGTTTTTTGCTATTATTCTTTTTCCAGATTTAAGTCCAAATGATAAAGTTGTTTTAAATGTGGCTTTAAAAGTTTTAAATCCTTTTTCTTGTTTTATGTTTTTTATAGGTCTTTTATCTGCAATAATGTCTACAGTGGATTCAAATTTGCTATTAATAACATCTGTTTTAATAAAGTCAATATTTATTTATAAAGAAGATTTAAAAGAAGATGTAAAGATTGGCAGAATAATAATGATTTCTAATATTTTTTTTATTTTAATAATACTTATATTTTCTCTCTTTCCTCCCAATTTTTTATTCTTTATTAATATTTTTGCCTTTGGAGCTTTGGAAGTTTCGTTTTTCCCTATTATTGTTTTTGGACTTTATTTAAATTTTGTAAGCAAAATAGCGGCTTTTGCTTCTATGTTTTTAGGGTTAATATTTTATTTGTCCATTTTATTCTTTGGTTTAAATATTTGGTTTTTTCACCCCGTTTTTCCATCATTTTTTGTTTCTATATTTACATTTTTAGTAGTTAATTTTTTTTGTAAAAAAAATAGTAAGGTTTGTTAGGGGTATTTTTTGCGTTTGGATAAATATATTTTTTTAGAAGTGCTTGCTAATGATAATGGCAAGCGACTAGATTCAATTTTAATTAAAATTTTAAATTTTTCTAAAGCGAGTATAATAAAACATATTAGAAAAGGTGACATTAGGCTAAATGGTTTAAAATCACATTTTTCATGCAGAGTTTGCAAAGGTGATAAAATTTATTTGTACAAATCTTTAGCCCAAAATTTGAACTTAACCACGGATAAATGCTTTAAAAGCAATATTGATTTTCAATATATTCGAAAAAGAATAATTTATGAAGACAGTGACTTACTTGTTTTAGATAAGCAAAAAGGTATTTTAGTTCATGGAGGTAAAAATTCTCTTGATTTTTTAGTGAATTCTTATCTTTTAAGTCAAAATTTAAGATCCCTAAGCTTTAAGCCTTCGGCAGTTCACAGGCTTGACAGAAATACTTCTGGTATTATTATTTTTGCAAAAAATATAAATACTGCAAGAAAGCTAAGTGAGGCATTTAGTGGTGGATCTATAATTAAAAAATATTTTGCAATACTTTTAGGCGAGGTTAAGTCTCCTGTTGTTTATAAAAATCATTTATTTAGAAATAAAAGGTTGAGAAAAACTTTTGTTTTAGAAGATAAAAATTTTGTTAATGCAATTACAAAGGTTAATCCAATATTATCTTGCAAAAGAGCTACTCTTGTCGAGATTGTTATTGAAACAGGCTTTACCCATCAAATAAGGTCTCAG
The window above is part of the Borreliella burgdorferi B31 genome. Proteins encoded here:
- a CDS encoding lipoprotein; translation: MKFVLNNLFKGCLICFFLFFSCLTTDRSIQDSHISDIVEKKKEAVIIDDNNVVLGSNEGKFKRDYLIGLKDNESFFLSDAFLKENNFYFKKARESYAKKNIGLTNYYLNKIVTNENQHSRELLAKANLFFGYVNYENGFYDLSEYNFDLFLKDYKYSHASLRLAELKYLVKEKSDAISAFKEINEFSISGYDREIYGFLSNKLGVSHLNLESLGFLDNSVFDTFVFNDNIFVTNILGGLLRYNIKKNDCRVYLKDKKSIFLNGIRGFADYNGTIYIGGKNVVYYIDDVDGDLKQINVPGNADFSNVQVLLAVKNGIFVGTLNSGLWFYDLKNWKNIPLGSNKISSLCFDSLKNLLLVGTVDKAIYSVNVDNLKKIEHLDFFSKNDNEKNINFIKEYKDSYFVGTYGGGLFELNLNKNSYKKHVIANNIDVNYFMDMEIKDKKLLFATFDHGLLIYDSENDNWDYFGPNNGLLNLNLIKVSRFENYVILGTINNGLVFVDENIKKQL
- a CDS encoding LptF/LptG family permease, with translation MKILKNSYESYIIAEFFKYFLITFLFFFFVFFINQILFFMRILLQNYVPFFKAFIFIIYSLPMVIALSPPFASLISVILTIHKFKLHNEILAFRSIGISIFDLLVPFFKLGIVIAFVSFISNDILLPLGSIGRLKIFNEIKEEVPHLVLKPYSSKQYGDLIFVSGEKSENGYKNVTFFDNTGLKGFDRIFMAKNLDIRKENFQVYFILNDVLSIALTDSESGFYDYFYADKMKYSIDQVTFSDSFLLNYVTPSQMSMRDVIKLIKKQNNLIADSNIKNNLEGDFLSLNFSNLYLNYLYNQNYYVDESYVFENLNYMYNLNLNFKPYQDRSMKQNLALFNLEFYQKISLPLSVLFFIFLAFSMGMYSNRKYSIILELVISIIVCVFYWVMFIGGKVYTVQYAPSPIIVTILPNLILIIAGAILFLRLLKK
- a CDS encoding LptF/LptG family permease encodes the protein MKIDKLFIKSIILTFLSMNLLFMILIMLGDLFVNLLNYLEKNIGLKDILYIYYLYLPKAFSDGVALSFLFAISNLIGNLSMRNEIIGLFSCGVPLTRILKPIILISIFISVVLFFFDNYLVIDTIARRDVLIKNSIGDSRSGDKTIIIRDFAREIYNIKSYDIDENTFANLMIIIKDNKDEFQTRYDINKAEWKDNKWRLYGIREFVKVGKKIKENAYDVLDGTGIIKLAPDYIRTVMLSSKALNFTKLINWISFLKAERLNYSDAFFDLLNRIFFSFRLILLSFTVGFIALALKKNIFILSLLNSIAFAVVYVISIVIFNFLADLGYLHIYIASSFTTIFFLIINFFVYRIVRK
- the tgt gene encoding tRNA guanosine(34) transglycosylase Tgt gives rise to the protein MFSVIKNDKHFNARVGFLNLPHGRVDIPCFMPVGTLGAMKGLKHAVLEKLECNLMLANTYHLYLRLGIKTVEKYVGLHNFTIWNKNFLTDSGGFRVFSFSDLRKIDLKGVHFKSHIDGSYHYFTSEGIFAMQEIFGSDIIMPLDICSSYGIDYNEANLYTNITTNWASSTFKSSKNRKEGYNGLLFLITQGNFFKDLRKRSINDILELDSPGIAIGGISVGEPREKYLEILEYSFLLIPKEKPRYVMGIGTPHYILNAIYYGIDIFDCFNPARITRHGSLLTDNGIMCIGRKEYKDDTSKVEKNCICTLCKRYSRGYLRHLIKSKELFGIVLASEHNIHYMFRLISKIRAAILNDDFLNFRTSYLKKYEEENFDE
- the murJ gene encoding murein biosynthesis integral membrane protein MurJ produces the protein MNKYVVSTILVMISTFFSRIMGFVKIKIFSYYFGANLDADIFNYVFNIPNNLRKILSEGAMTSAFLPEFTHEKNKSHEKAVSFFRTVITFNIISIGLIVLVMIIFAKPIMYFISYYRGENLIFASSVFGYLVLYILLISLSSIFVSVLNSYKIFFIPSFSPIMLSFGIILSIFLFYGRFGIYSAVIGVIFGGFLQFLIPFANCLMIGFAWKPTFYFREKVFLNFLTRWLRMIFGFSISIITQQISFALASTLEIGSVSILSNAVVYYQLPVGIFYISIATVIFPKMAEHAVLGNNIKLNALLVDGIKILLLIFIPVSFLMFIWSDYILNLFLMGGKFSIYDTQKTASVLKCFLLGLLFYSMFGFFQKYYFSIRDAKTPFYLSVLFSILDIAISVFGINYYGLNALALAQSISFMICVIVFYFIILKRGVKIDLIEILFVLLKSIITLFPLYAIYFFFEKFQWDVGFSFKNLYFLMAAGIVSIFVLFICYSVLGINKLFRYIRRDAL
- a CDS encoding HEAT repeat domain-containing protein, yielding MKYFYFLFFLLIFNVYAQNVNSPALPSPPLLPEITENKPVERENSSKGENFSNVGLDGKYVNDTILYGLDSQVTSIIKALKKSSDSQYNFSLKKRLEKTFNAELKREILELFISLKYSGGIDTANYILENYESKRYSNALFGLAISYLKEFDDKEKLKKTLIDILENKEGNVVSIAAYYLGELNSLEYSKNMMEVFEKYSGNDGARREILIALGKMSAVDYQDRIYEISLDNYEGPSIKAAAIEALSYLASDKVTENADLYLQSNNNNLNVKLAIIASLSKDPSLKSKEILQGFLRDSDDNIRFKAINAIKGHRDSSAKDILIYKLKSDPSLKVREASAKALIDMDLGNIEIKNIMFDFKIDNNFKISMFSYLLDKDSLKALSIALEIVNKENINRPSNVLRGVASMLAGKKGNFDNFYSKIIDSKNIDLRHLALKGAVYNKSSSLSDKLKKIKSETNSEYIKMLLKDY
- the coaBC gene encoding bifunctional phosphopantothenoylcysteine decarboxylase/phosphopantothenate--cysteine ligase CoaBC — encoded protein: MDKNKHILIGICGGIASYKSVYIVSSLVKLGYKVKVIMTQNATKFITPLTLETISKNKIITNLWDLDHNEVEHIKIAKWAHLILVIPATYNTISKIASGIADDALTTIISASTAPTYFAIAMNNIMYSNPILKENIKKLKTYNYKFIEPDKGFLACSSNALGRLKNEDKIIKIILNEFNQKDYLKNKKILITASRTEELIDPIRYFSNTSTGKMGFCLAQEAVKLGAQVTIITGPTNENDPEGVNIIKIKTAMEMYKEALKIYNKFEIIIGAAAVADFKPKHIFNSKIKKNKINRLYIKLVKNPDIIQHIGHNKLKNQIVIGFCAENSKNLIQKAKEKLKKKNLDFIIANELKYFGSKLNKVYIINKQSIKELPEMEKSEVAKEILKILY
- the panF gene encoding sodium/pantothenate symporter codes for the protein MFLFLDFLKKRNRGRFLLLNKYFLANRNINFIVMALLFSSSYISASSFISGPSAVYKYGLSFILLATIQIPTTLIVFIIVGQRLNRESKKINAINIIDYIRHRYESDFLALMSGFVLIFFSMFLISAQLIGGAKLIEVFWGIDYVVGLTFFAFLVFIYVFFGGFKAVAYTDLIQGFLMLVSSVILFSKMLDLGGGINNLFKTATSSLDKSLLLPSNADLKPQYIISFWILIGIGILGQPQIINNFIAFKDENAIKFSLPISTFIISFLIVLMHLIGFFAIILFPDLSPNDKVVLNVALKVLNPFSCFMFFIGLLSAIMSTVDSNLLLITSVLIKSIFIYKEDLKEDVKIGRIIMISNIFFILIILIFSLFPPNFLFFINIFAFGALEVSFFPIIVFGLYLNFVSKIAAFASMFLGLIFYLSILFFGLNIWFFHPVFPSFFVSIFTFLVVNFFCKKNSKVC